Proteins found in one Xenopus laevis strain J_2021 chromosome 1L, Xenopus_laevis_v10.1, whole genome shotgun sequence genomic segment:
- the ddt.L gene encoding D-dopachrome decarboxylase-B — MPFVELDTNLQQQEVPQDLAEKLCSATATILGKPRERVNVTVRTGVSMVVGGSSAPCTQLIISSIGVVGTAEQNKEHSAKFFNFLTEQLGLAQDRILLRFVPLEPWQIGKNGTVMTFL, encoded by the exons ATGCCGTTTGTAGAGCTGGACACTAACCTGCAGCAGCAGGAAGTACCCCAGGACCTGGCTGAGAAGCTCTGCTCAGCCACTGCTACCATTCTGGGAAAACCAAGGGAG AGGGTAAATGTGACAGTGAGGACTGGAGTCTCTATGGTAGTGGGAGGTTCATCAGCTCCATGCACCCAGCTGATCATTTCCTCTATTGGAGTGGTGGGAACTGCAGAACAGAACAAGGAACACAGTGCTAAGTTCTTTAATTTCCTGACAGAACAATTGGGCCTTGCGCAGGACAG gattttgcTGAGGTTTGTGCCGTTAGAGCCATGGCAGATTGGAAAAAATGGAACCGTCATGACTTTTCTATAA